The following coding sequences lie in one Candidatus Nitrospira allomarina genomic window:
- a CDS encoding DUF2238 domain-containing protein, translating into MQLTTAISVNNQKSFKDRTLLHGLIAWYAVFWILLAIEPLDRHDWFLENILAIGLVIVLVATYRWFPLSDVSYIFLTVFMTLHAIGAHYTYSNVPLGFWMQDWWGFERNHFDRIAHFSFGLLLAYPLRELFLRRVNVRGFWAYYLPISGILALSGFFEIIESWVALLVSPELGEAYLGTQGDEWDAQKDMTVAVIGAFFTIMLTYVLSKLASQKSPPTSS; encoded by the coding sequence ATGCAATTGACCACTGCGATAAGCGTCAATAATCAGAAGTCGTTTAAGGACCGGACTCTCCTTCACGGGTTAATAGCCTGGTATGCGGTGTTTTGGATATTGCTCGCCATAGAACCGCTCGACCGGCATGATTGGTTTCTCGAAAATATTTTAGCGATAGGACTGGTCATTGTCCTTGTCGCGACGTATCGATGGTTTCCCTTATCGGACGTTTCCTATATTTTCCTCACGGTGTTTATGACCCTCCATGCGATCGGAGCCCATTATACCTATTCAAACGTCCCGCTGGGATTCTGGATGCAGGATTGGTGGGGATTTGAGCGCAATCATTTTGACCGTATCGCGCATTTTTCATTCGGGCTGCTCCTGGCTTATCCTTTAAGGGAGTTATTCCTTCGCCGGGTCAATGTGCGTGGGTTCTGGGCTTATTATCTCCCCATTAGCGGAATATTGGCCCTCAGTGGATTCTTCGAAATTATCGAATCGTGGGTGGCTCTTCTCGTTAGTCCGGAATTGGGGGAGGCCTATCTGGGCACTCAGGGGGACGAATGGGATGCACAAAAAGATATGACGGTGGCGGTCATCGGGGCTTTTTTCACAATCATGCTGACCTATGTTCTTTCCAAGTTAGCGTCACAAAAATCTCCACCGACTTCTTCCTAG
- a CDS encoding thiamine pyrophosphate-dependent enzyme translates to MTKTAADVLIEKLQNWGVEVIFGLPGDGINGIMEALRQRKEVMRFIQVRHEESAAWMACGYAKYTGKLGVCLATSGPGGLHLLNGLYDAKMEKQPVLAITGHHFHDLIDTHAQQDVDLTRVFEDVSVYNTRVMSATHLENVVDLACRTALGYRGVAHINFPVDLQETKADKGYSQRNIPHHSMEVFSRSARLPNESDLYEAAEVLNVGKRIAIMAGAGALEATDELEQLAETLGAPIIKPLLGKASVPDDSPYTTGGIGLLGTAPSQEALEDCDTLLLIGTSFPYMEFYPKPGQARAVQIDLDPARIGLRYPVEVGLVGGCRKTLQELLPMLQRNKHRKFLERAQTAMAKWRTLMEERGTRKDKPMKPQVVAWELGKRLSDHAIVSCDSGTITTWWARQIPAKRGQKHTVSGTLASMACGLPYAIAAQIAYPDRQCIAFVGDGGFSMLMAEFATCVKYQLPVKVFVIKNNTLGQIKWEQMVFLGNPEYGCELHPIDFALVAQACGGTGLTVDDPADCGSIIDQAFQTPGPVLVQAIVDPFEPPMPANITMSQAAKFAESLVRGEPNRVKIAMTALSDRVRELV, encoded by the coding sequence ATGACAAAAACCGCCGCGGACGTGTTGATAGAGAAGCTTCAAAATTGGGGGGTAGAGGTCATATTCGGTCTTCCCGGAGACGGCATTAATGGAATTATGGAAGCTCTGCGGCAACGCAAAGAAGTGATGAGGTTCATACAGGTGCGCCACGAAGAATCAGCGGCCTGGATGGCATGCGGGTATGCTAAATACACGGGAAAGCTTGGCGTGTGCCTGGCCACATCAGGGCCTGGAGGGCTTCATCTGCTGAATGGTTTGTATGATGCCAAAATGGAGAAACAACCGGTACTGGCTATTACCGGTCATCATTTTCACGATTTGATTGATACCCATGCCCAACAGGATGTCGATCTCACCAGAGTCTTTGAAGATGTCTCGGTCTATAACACCCGCGTGATGAGCGCGACACATCTTGAAAATGTGGTGGATCTCGCATGTCGGACCGCCCTGGGATATCGTGGGGTGGCTCATATTAATTTCCCGGTGGATCTTCAGGAAACAAAAGCCGACAAAGGCTACTCCCAACGAAACATTCCGCACCATTCGATGGAGGTTTTTTCCCGTAGCGCCCGCCTGCCCAATGAGTCGGACCTGTATGAAGCCGCAGAAGTGCTGAATGTCGGAAAACGGATTGCCATTATGGCCGGAGCCGGGGCACTTGAGGCCACAGATGAATTGGAACAATTAGCAGAGACTCTTGGAGCCCCGATTATTAAACCGTTGTTAGGCAAAGCCTCGGTGCCTGATGACAGTCCCTATACAACGGGGGGCATCGGATTGCTGGGAACCGCACCCTCTCAGGAGGCCCTGGAGGATTGCGATACCCTGCTTCTGATCGGAACGTCCTTTCCCTATATGGAATTTTATCCCAAGCCCGGACAGGCCCGGGCCGTCCAGATCGATCTTGATCCGGCGCGAATCGGGCTGCGGTACCCGGTGGAAGTCGGCTTGGTTGGCGGCTGCCGAAAAACCCTCCAGGAGCTCTTGCCGATGTTGCAACGGAATAAACACCGGAAATTTTTGGAACGGGCACAAACGGCAATGGCCAAATGGCGGACATTGATGGAAGAACGCGGAACTCGAAAAGACAAACCCATGAAACCCCAGGTGGTGGCCTGGGAACTCGGTAAACGTCTTTCTGACCACGCCATCGTTTCCTGTGATTCGGGAACAATCACGACCTGGTGGGCCAGGCAAATCCCGGCCAAACGAGGGCAGAAGCACACGGTATCCGGCACCCTGGCCTCCATGGCCTGTGGCTTACCCTATGCAATTGCCGCACAAATCGCCTATCCGGATCGTCAATGTATCGCCTTTGTGGGAGATGGGGGTTTTTCGATGCTCATGGCTGAGTTCGCCACCTGTGTCAAATATCAATTGCCCGTGAAAGTGTTCGTCATCAAAAACAATACGCTTGGCCAGATTAAGTGGGAACAGATGGTGTTTCTAGGAAATCCCGAATATGGGTGCGAACTGCATCCCATCGACTTTGCCCTCGTCGCTCAGGCATGCGGAGGAACCGGACTAACCGTTGACGATCCTGCGGATTGTGGTTCCATCATCGACCAGGCCTTCCAAACACCGGGGCCGGTATTGGTACAAGCCATCGTCGATCCTTTTGAACCTCCGATGCCTGCCAACATTACGATGAGCCAAGCCGCCAAATTTGCGGAATCGTTGGTAAGAGGCGAACCGAACCGGGTGAAAATTGCTATGACGGCCTTGTCAGATCGGGTACGGGAACTTGTGTAA
- a CDS encoding sensory rhodopsin transducer, translating to MSQSMGAKRWAIPEGYIPAESHGPEPQMTSHETACLLNVSDDPAHVLVTIFYTDRDPVGPYHITVPPRRTSHIRFNDLEDPEPIPRDTDFASMFESDVPIVLQHTRLDSRQAENALLSTMAYTDHS from the coding sequence ATGAGTCAATCCATGGGGGCTAAACGATGGGCTATTCCTGAAGGATATATCCCTGCGGAAAGCCATGGACCGGAGCCGCAGATGACGAGTCATGAAACCGCATGCCTCTTGAATGTTTCCGACGATCCGGCGCATGTGCTTGTCACAATTTTTTATACAGACCGGGACCCGGTGGGGCCCTATCATATCACCGTCCCCCCTCGTCGAACGAGTCATATCCGTTTTAATGATTTGGAAGACCCTGAACCCATACCCAGGGATACAGATTTCGCAAGCATGTTCGAGTCCGATGTGCCAATTGTATTGCAACACACCAGGCTGGATTCCCGACAGGCCGAGAATGCTCTCCTGTCTACCATGGCATATACCGACCATTCGTAA
- a CDS encoding Gfo/Idh/MocA family protein encodes MARSLKRTFPTRKIRYAVVGLGYIAQVAVLPAFGHAKKNSALAALISDDPKKLKELGKKYGINGLYSYEQYEECLEKEEIDAVYIALPNHLHCEYTIRAAKAGVHVLCEKPMALSVKECETMIRTADHHDVKLMVAYRLHFEEANLRAIQMVQSGKIGTPRYFQSAFSLPVKDKNNIRLREETGGGTLWDIGIYCVNAARNLFQAEPIQVFAHTAGQGTGRFDEVEEMSAVTLQFPDDRLATFICSFGAADVSEFRIVGTKGQLRVTSAYEYVDPITHYLTVNGKENKHTFSKRDQFAPQLLKFSDCIVNDTVPEPAGDEGLHDVRIIEALYRSAHKGQPVPLKGVERKRRPTLRQSLRRPPVKKPRLIHAQSPSGS; translated from the coding sequence ATGGCACGATCGCTCAAAAGGACATTTCCCACCAGGAAAATTCGTTACGCGGTGGTGGGATTGGGTTATATCGCTCAAGTCGCCGTACTTCCGGCATTTGGACATGCAAAGAAAAACTCGGCATTGGCAGCTTTAATCTCCGATGATCCCAAAAAATTGAAGGAATTGGGAAAAAAATACGGCATCAACGGTCTCTATTCCTATGAACAATATGAAGAATGCCTGGAAAAGGAAGAAATTGATGCGGTGTATATTGCGCTTCCCAATCATTTGCACTGCGAATATACCATCAGAGCTGCCAAAGCGGGCGTCCATGTATTGTGCGAAAAACCCATGGCCTTATCAGTCAAGGAATGTGAAACCATGATTCGCACAGCGGACCATCATGATGTCAAATTAATGGTCGCCTATCGGCTTCATTTTGAAGAGGCCAACCTTCGGGCCATACAAATGGTTCAATCAGGGAAAATCGGCACACCCCGGTACTTTCAATCTGCATTTAGCCTTCCGGTCAAAGATAAAAATAATATCCGGTTACGGGAAGAGACCGGTGGAGGAACGCTGTGGGATATCGGCATTTATTGTGTGAATGCCGCCCGGAATCTATTTCAGGCGGAACCTATTCAGGTATTTGCCCACACCGCCGGACAGGGTACCGGCAGATTCGACGAAGTGGAAGAAATGAGCGCGGTGACGCTTCAATTTCCCGATGATCGGTTGGCCACCTTCATCTGTAGTTTTGGAGCCGCTGACGTTTCCGAGTTTCGGATTGTGGGGACCAAGGGGCAACTGCGGGTGACATCGGCCTACGAATATGTCGACCCCATTACTCATTACCTTACGGTGAACGGGAAAGAGAACAAGCACACCTTTTCCAAACGTGATCAATTTGCTCCACAACTTTTGAAATTTTCGGATTGCATTGTAAATGATACGGTTCCTGAACCGGCAGGTGATGAGGGTCTCCATGATGTCCGCATTATCGAAGCTCTGTATCGTTCAGCCCACAAAGGCCAACCGGTCCCGCTCAAAGGCGTGGAGCGAAAACGGCGTCCAACGCTTCGGCAAAGCCTTCGCCGTCCGCCGGTTAAAAAGCCCCGACTCATCCATGCTCAGAGTCCCTCAGGATCGTGA
- a CDS encoding PRC-barrel domain-containing protein: MMNTRRKNSGTLGMALAFALIGGGMSLALSESGQPSRELLLNANTLIGNTVIDKAGKELGTVKDLLIDQTTGQISYIVLSYGGTFGGTLGIGAENYSIPWAEVKLTKQDDKMLVQVAEAPIGEKRTTKDHAAMRREQASTVQSKDFNPATVETVEGTVENVDHDMFEPGVTTTDSLIVVDVKTPSGKERVRIAPDNYLKEQGIEIKEGDKVEVTGSRIMRDGESLVIASKVTLKENGKVLAVRKDDGTPKWNKEGGIHSKTSSGNK, translated from the coding sequence ATGATGAATACCAGACGCAAAAATAGTGGCACTCTCGGGATGGCATTAGCCTTTGCTCTTATAGGAGGAGGTATGTCCTTAGCCTTGAGCGAGTCAGGCCAACCATCCAGGGAACTTCTTCTCAATGCCAACACCCTTATCGGGAATACGGTTATTGACAAGGCGGGCAAAGAACTCGGGACAGTCAAAGATTTACTGATCGATCAAACCACAGGCCAAATATCGTACATTGTACTCTCATATGGAGGGACATTTGGCGGGACTCTCGGGATCGGGGCGGAAAATTATTCGATTCCCTGGGCGGAGGTGAAGCTGACCAAACAGGATGATAAAATGTTGGTTCAGGTAGCCGAGGCCCCTATTGGCGAAAAACGAACAACAAAAGACCACGCAGCTATGCGCCGTGAGCAAGCTTCTACCGTCCAGAGTAAGGATTTCAATCCTGCAACAGTCGAAACGGTAGAAGGGACTGTGGAAAATGTGGATCACGACATGTTTGAGCCCGGAGTGACCACTACCGATAGTTTAATAGTGGTGGATGTCAAAACCCCATCGGGAAAAGAACGGGTGCGCATCGCCCCTGATAACTATCTTAAGGAGCAGGGAATCGAAATTAAGGAAGGCGATAAAGTGGAGGTGACCGGATCACGAATCATGCGGGATGGGGAAAGTCTGGTTATCGCCTCCAAAGTTACCCTGAAAGAAAATGGAAAAGTTTTGGCGGTCCGGAAGGATGACGGCACTCCCAAATGGAACAAAGAGGGTGGAATCCATAGTAAGACCTCTTCCGGAAATAAATAA
- a CDS encoding ribokinase, producing MSARIISLGSVNVDIQLRADRWPEAGETLLGQDFLMAGGGKAANVAWLARNLGIEAQLIARIGSDSLQEIALHPLRTLGVDLSTIRSIKNESTGVSVIMVQPNGRKGIIMAPNANAVWSEEDEEFVKNAIHTAPTGSVLSVDLEVPLPIVKQAVRQAEECGMVIVLDPSPSERLDEELLKSGCYLTPNQSEAQRLTKIPIENHDHALEAASRIRQHGNKGVCVKLGTGGCAIATADDQFVISAPEVHAVDTTGAGDAFAGAFSVAMLEHQPPEQAAVYAVAASTHAVTGYGSQSSYPTRRQIESLLQRVVLKKI from the coding sequence ATGAGCGCTCGAATCATATCCCTGGGAAGCGTGAATGTAGATATCCAACTTCGTGCGGATCGCTGGCCGGAAGCGGGGGAAACACTATTGGGTCAGGATTTTCTTATGGCTGGTGGAGGAAAGGCCGCCAATGTGGCCTGGCTAGCCCGCAATCTGGGCATCGAGGCTCAATTGATTGCTCGTATTGGATCTGATTCCCTTCAGGAAATCGCCCTTCACCCCTTACGGACACTTGGGGTCGATTTATCCACTATCCGAAGTATTAAAAATGAATCCACAGGAGTGTCAGTCATCATGGTTCAACCAAACGGCCGAAAAGGGATAATCATGGCACCGAATGCCAATGCCGTCTGGTCCGAAGAGGATGAAGAGTTTGTCAAAAACGCCATACACACGGCTCCAACCGGATCCGTATTGTCTGTGGATTTGGAAGTCCCCCTGCCCATTGTCAAGCAGGCAGTTCGACAAGCTGAGGAATGTGGAATGGTCATTGTCCTGGATCCTTCACCGTCTGAGAGATTGGATGAGGAATTATTGAAATCCGGCTGCTATTTGACTCCCAACCAATCAGAGGCTCAGCGATTGACAAAAATCCCAATTGAAAATCATGACCACGCGTTGGAAGCGGCTTCGAGAATTAGACAACACGGAAATAAAGGAGTTTGTGTCAAATTGGGAACAGGGGGATGCGCAATTGCCACGGCGGATGACCAGTTTGTCATATCCGCTCCGGAGGTCCACGCGGTGGACACCACCGGAGCGGGTGATGCGTTTGCGGGAGCTTTCAGTGTGGCGATGTTGGAACATCAACCACCAGAGCAAGCCGCCGTATATGCGGTTGCCGCCTCAACCCACGCTGTCACCGGTTATGGCTCCCAATCTTCCTATCCCACCCGACGCCAAATTGAATCTTTATTGCAGAGGGTGGTCCTGAAAAAAATATAA
- a CDS encoding glycoside hydrolase family 65 protein, which yields MNEWKLIFDNWDIKNQQAREAICTLGNGYWATRGACEEATQDHGHYPGTYIAGVYDRCERIIAGETVSHETIVNWPNWLYLTYAMDNGQWFSMDQVQVHIYRQELDLQRGVLSRYIQFTEPKGRETILQSIRMVHMEHPHIAALQWTIIPLNWAGRLHVRSALDSMISNGNVERYREMNAKHFRLLDSGFHQQGWLYAVTETLQSHIRLAQGLRTQVSGGNLLLQRNLQEMDMTIEEFVLDIQEQTPLQVDKTVALYHSRDRGISEPLEAVHHSLASAGSFEQLLRSHQKAWERIWDMTDIRIQNRPEDQLMLRLHLFHLLQTASPHLTDLDASLPARGLTGEMYQGHIFWDDVFALPFLIMRVPRVARAMLLYRSRRQQQAGAQAQQHGLQGIRFPWRSGSDGSEQTPRFQWNPYSHHWIEDHTHLQCHQNAAIVYQIWKYYQATADLEFLQSHGGLLTLQIARFWSSLATLDAMSGQYHIRGVMGPDEFHTGYPDSPTPGLQDNAYTNVMAVWTLQCARQVLQILPDYSRQQLMEILSIDHTDLEHWENITRQMFVPYHEDDLISQFAGYEKLHELDVNAYQARYKDIRRIDQILEAEGDAVNRYKISKQPDVLMLCYLLTVTELESIFSNLGYPFSLKLLQKNIAYYQQRTTHGSTLSRVVFGWIHARSDRSGSWNCLAEALGQDVHDIQGGSTGEGIHLGAMAGTIDLMQRCYGGIDCENNVLTVNPRLPETLEGLAMKVQFRQHHIKVQISPKSLRLDVSAGPSFPLVINVRGTRHVFGTPTQQDFPL from the coding sequence ATGAATGAGTGGAAACTGATATTTGACAATTGGGATATCAAAAACCAACAAGCCCGTGAAGCAATCTGCACACTGGGTAACGGGTATTGGGCCACACGAGGAGCGTGTGAAGAAGCCACACAAGACCACGGCCATTATCCCGGAACCTATATAGCCGGCGTCTATGATCGATGCGAAAGAATCATCGCGGGAGAAACGGTCTCTCATGAAACGATCGTAAACTGGCCCAATTGGCTGTACCTGACATATGCCATGGATAATGGCCAATGGTTTTCGATGGACCAGGTTCAGGTACATATCTATCGCCAGGAATTGGACCTGCAACGGGGGGTGCTCAGCCGGTACATACAATTTACGGAACCTAAAGGACGAGAAACCATCCTCCAATCCATCAGGATGGTGCATATGGAGCATCCCCATATTGCAGCCCTACAATGGACCATTATTCCCCTGAACTGGGCTGGTCGATTGCATGTGAGATCGGCCTTGGATTCCATGATCAGCAATGGGAATGTTGAACGGTATCGGGAGATGAACGCCAAACATTTTCGATTGCTCGACTCGGGATTCCATCAGCAGGGATGGCTCTATGCCGTCACGGAAACCCTCCAATCTCACATTCGGCTGGCCCAAGGACTTCGAACGCAAGTCTCAGGCGGCAACCTCCTCCTTCAACGGAATCTTCAAGAAATGGATATGACCATCGAAGAATTTGTTCTTGATATTCAAGAGCAAACTCCCCTACAGGTTGACAAAACCGTCGCACTGTACCATTCACGCGACCGTGGCATTTCCGAGCCGCTTGAGGCCGTGCATCACAGCCTGGCTTCAGCCGGATCGTTCGAACAGTTGCTTCGCTCCCATCAAAAAGCATGGGAGCGGATCTGGGATATGACCGACATCCGGATTCAAAACCGTCCGGAGGATCAATTGATGCTCCGTCTCCACCTCTTTCATCTCCTGCAAACGGCTTCTCCCCATCTGACAGACCTCGATGCGAGCCTTCCGGCAAGAGGGTTAACCGGCGAAATGTATCAAGGCCACATATTCTGGGATGATGTATTTGCCTTACCGTTTCTGATTATGCGAGTGCCCCGGGTTGCCCGCGCCATGCTCCTGTATCGGTCACGACGTCAACAGCAAGCCGGAGCTCAGGCACAGCAGCATGGGCTTCAGGGCATCCGGTTTCCCTGGAGAAGTGGCAGTGACGGCTCCGAGCAAACTCCCCGATTTCAATGGAACCCCTATTCCCACCATTGGATTGAGGACCATACCCATCTGCAATGCCATCAGAATGCCGCCATTGTCTATCAAATATGGAAATACTATCAGGCAACAGCTGACCTGGAATTTCTTCAGTCCCACGGCGGACTGCTCACACTTCAAATCGCCCGATTCTGGTCCAGTCTGGCAACACTCGATGCCATGAGCGGGCAATATCATATTCGCGGGGTCATGGGACCCGATGAATTTCATACCGGATATCCGGATAGCCCCACGCCCGGACTTCAAGACAATGCGTATACCAATGTCATGGCTGTTTGGACCCTGCAATGCGCCCGACAGGTTCTTCAGATTCTCCCCGACTATTCGCGCCAACAACTGATGGAAATTCTTTCAATTGATCACACGGACCTGGAACATTGGGAGAACATCACCCGCCAGATGTTCGTCCCTTATCATGAGGACGATCTCATCAGCCAATTCGCGGGTTATGAAAAACTTCACGAATTGGATGTGAACGCGTATCAAGCCCGGTACAAAGATATCCGGCGAATCGATCAAATTCTCGAAGCCGAAGGAGATGCGGTTAATCGGTACAAGATTTCCAAACAGCCTGATGTCCTCATGTTGTGCTATCTCCTGACCGTGACCGAACTCGAATCAATCTTTTCGAATTTGGGATATCCGTTTTCTCTCAAACTGCTGCAAAAGAATATCGCTTATTATCAACAACGCACCACGCATGGTTCGACGCTCAGTCGCGTCGTGTTTGGCTGGATTCACGCGCGTTCCGACAGAAGCGGCTCATGGAATTGTCTGGCTGAGGCCTTGGGACAGGATGTTCATGACATCCAGGGAGGATCGACGGGCGAAGGCATCCATTTAGGAGCCATGGCAGGAACCATTGATCTCATGCAACGTTGCTATGGTGGAATTGATTGTGAAAATAATGTGTTAACGGTGAACCCTCGTCTTCCGGAAACCCTTGAGGGGTTAGCGATGAAGGTTCAGTTTCGACAACATCACATCAAGGTGCAAATTTCCCCAAAAAGCCTGCGTCTTGACGTATCTGCAGGACCGAGCTTTCCTCTCGTCATCAACGTTCGTGGAACACGCCATGTTTTTGGAACACCGACACAACAGGATTTTCCTTTATGA
- a CDS encoding alpha/beta fold hydrolase has protein sequence MTWREFQRLQMVSRVNNRFVSYVEAGDGPPAILIHGIPVWGYLWHGIYSELARTRRVLIPDLLGFGFSDKADCFDRSIASQAHMITAWMTQLGIRRATIIGHDIGGGVALRMATLFPSRVEALILMNTVCYDSWPIELMLQFGHPEAHRKLSASLAVGLLRQALKRGFASSLNRRILEGMLAPYTTETGKLSLIRNAAALNTNLTTEITHLLSGIRVPTLVLWGVEDRFQPIHYGERLATDIHNSRLIRVKDARHFLMWDQPEIVTTHLLDFFDRTVPSRHLMV, from the coding sequence ATGACCTGGCGCGAATTTCAACGGCTACAAATGGTCAGCCGGGTCAATAACCGTTTTGTCAGTTATGTGGAGGCGGGAGATGGTCCCCCTGCCATTCTCATTCATGGGATTCCGGTCTGGGGTTATCTGTGGCACGGTATCTATTCTGAGTTGGCCCGAACCCGTCGCGTCCTGATTCCCGATTTACTCGGATTTGGTTTTAGTGATAAGGCCGATTGTTTTGACCGTTCCATTGCCTCCCAGGCACACATGATCACCGCCTGGATGACACAATTAGGAATTCGCCGGGCCACGATCATCGGACATGATATCGGAGGCGGAGTGGCTTTGAGGATGGCAACCCTGTTCCCCTCCCGGGTGGAAGCGCTGATCCTCATGAATACTGTCTGTTATGACTCCTGGCCAATTGAATTGATGCTCCAGTTTGGACACCCTGAAGCTCACCGGAAATTATCGGCCTCACTTGCGGTGGGTTTGCTTCGGCAAGCGTTAAAACGCGGATTTGCGTCATCCCTTAACCGGAGAATACTGGAGGGGATGTTGGCCCCCTACACCACCGAGACGGGGAAACTATCCCTCATACGAAATGCTGCTGCGCTGAATACCAATCTCACGACGGAGATTACTCATCTTCTGTCGGGTATCAGAGTTCCCACACTTGTCCTATGGGGGGTGGAAGATCGATTTCAGCCGATCCATTACGGGGAAAGGCTGGCCACCGATATCCACAATTCGAGACTGATTCGCGTGAAAGATGCGAGACACTTCCTCATGTGGGATCAACCGGAAATCGTGACAACGCATCTGCTGGATTTCTTCGACCGTACCGTGCCATCCCGGCACCTCATGGTCTAG
- a CDS encoding MBL fold metallo-hydrolase translates to MIIKQFHVESLGHASYLLGSEETGEAFVVDIQRDVEPYLKESRTQGMSIAYALETHQHNDYVTGIRELAERIPLQCLAGRHAKLGYDARPMADGERLTMGEIDFQILHTPGHTPEHISVLVTDRSRGKEPVLLLSGGALLVGDVARPDLLGGTEEAAHHAEVMCKMLQEKILPLPDFVEVYPTHVSGSLCGGNIGSRLSTTIGYERRMNPLLADLDNKDHFVKHCLDLKHLPGVPPYWPRMRKMNTEGPPLLGTLREPPALTPDQFARQQEEGCLVIDCRQAEGFTTHIPGALNVGLGSSFATWAGTVIPENSRVLLVLDHPADLWEVCWQLLRIGYPTPAGWLSGGMFAWRTAAKPLHQLTQWSVWDLEAQLETDSDLEVLDVRQPGEWAAGHIKNARFVTGSELPQRVQEIGTNLQVAVICGSGYRSSVAASFLQHHGYRNIVNVLGGMSAWKEANLPIVKD, encoded by the coding sequence ATGATCATTAAACAATTTCATGTGGAAAGTCTGGGGCACGCCTCCTATCTTCTCGGTTCGGAAGAAACCGGAGAAGCTTTCGTGGTGGATATCCAGCGGGACGTGGAACCCTATCTTAAAGAATCCCGCACACAGGGGATGTCGATTGCCTATGCCCTGGAGACCCATCAGCACAACGACTATGTGACGGGAATTCGTGAATTAGCCGAACGGATTCCTCTCCAATGCTTAGCGGGTCGACATGCCAAGCTCGGATATGACGCGCGCCCCATGGCGGATGGAGAGCGGTTAACAATGGGAGAAATAGATTTTCAAATTCTGCATACCCCGGGACATACCCCCGAACACATCAGCGTTCTGGTGACAGACCGCTCGCGGGGTAAGGAACCCGTTCTGCTCCTTTCCGGGGGAGCCTTGTTGGTTGGGGATGTGGCCAGACCCGATCTTTTGGGTGGAACGGAAGAAGCGGCTCATCACGCAGAGGTCATGTGCAAAATGCTCCAGGAAAAAATTCTTCCGCTTCCGGACTTTGTGGAGGTCTATCCCACGCATGTGAGTGGTTCCCTGTGTGGGGGGAATATCGGGAGCAGGTTGTCCACGACGATCGGGTACGAACGCCGGATGAATCCTCTTTTAGCCGACCTGGACAACAAAGACCATTTCGTCAAACACTGCCTGGATTTAAAGCATCTTCCCGGTGTGCCGCCCTATTGGCCCAGGATGCGGAAAATGAATACTGAAGGCCCCCCACTTCTTGGAACCTTGCGCGAACCGCCTGCACTCACCCCGGATCAGTTTGCCCGACAACAGGAAGAAGGATGCCTTGTCATTGATTGCCGCCAAGCGGAAGGGTTTACGACTCACATTCCCGGTGCGCTGAACGTTGGCCTGGGATCGTCGTTTGCGACATGGGCGGGTACGGTCATCCCGGAGAATTCCCGTGTCTTACTTGTTTTAGATCATCCGGCAGACCTGTGGGAAGTGTGCTGGCAGCTTCTCCGAATCGGATATCCTACACCGGCAGGTTGGCTGTCAGGGGGGATGTTCGCATGGCGCACGGCAGCCAAACCCCTTCATCAGTTAACGCAGTGGTCCGTGTGGGATCTTGAGGCGCAACTCGAGACAGATTCGGACCTGGAGGTATTGGACGTTCGCCAGCCGGGGGAGTGGGCTGCCGGGCACATCAAAAACGCGCGATTTGTGACGGGCAGCGAACTTCCGCAACGTGTTCAGGAAATCGGAACAAATCTCCAGGTCGCGGTCATCTGTGGAAGCGGATACCGCTCGTCGGTTGCGGCAAGCTTCCTTCAACATCATGGGTATCGGAACATCGTGAATGTGTTGGGAGGAATGAGCGCCTGGAAAGAGGCTAACCTTCCGATTGTCAAGGATTGA